Proteins from one Pseudarthrobacter sp. BIM B-2242 genomic window:
- a CDS encoding DUF4397 domain-containing protein: MRRSIFTAGAGAAAIAAAIAFAGPAQAAEGDAQLSVLHGVPGLTVDVWVNGDRTLDDFTPGSLAGPLALPPGAYELAITASDAADASAPAIGPVTVNLAANGNYTAVANLDAAGKPTANLFTNDVSRIEAGKGKLTVRHTAAAPAVDVLAGGAAVVSNLANPSEQTLTLDPGTISAAVAATGTTTPVIGPADVTVAEGTHTVVYAWGSLADNNLQLAVQTIEGLHSAPGSVPGARDGSADSGLAATGIDGGVSAGSVVVTVGFAALALVLLFGGIGMMRTIAALRAGEPLEPGRRA; encoded by the coding sequence ATGCGCAGGAGCATTTTCACAGCAGGAGCAGGCGCAGCGGCAATTGCGGCAGCAATCGCTTTCGCCGGCCCGGCCCAGGCCGCCGAGGGGGACGCCCAGCTTTCCGTGCTGCACGGCGTGCCCGGGTTAACGGTGGATGTCTGGGTCAACGGTGACCGCACGCTCGATGATTTCACTCCGGGTTCGCTGGCAGGCCCACTGGCGCTGCCGCCGGGTGCCTATGAACTCGCCATCACCGCGTCGGATGCCGCTGATGCTTCGGCCCCGGCCATCGGGCCCGTGACCGTGAACCTGGCCGCGAACGGGAACTACACCGCCGTTGCCAACCTCGATGCGGCAGGCAAACCCACTGCCAACCTGTTCACCAATGACGTGTCCCGGATCGAGGCGGGCAAGGGCAAGCTGACTGTCCGGCACACCGCCGCGGCTCCCGCCGTGGACGTGCTCGCCGGAGGCGCGGCCGTGGTGTCCAACCTGGCCAACCCCAGCGAACAGACCCTGACCCTTGATCCGGGAACCATCTCGGCTGCCGTGGCTGCAACCGGCACCACCACCCCGGTGATCGGCCCGGCTGATGTGACGGTCGCCGAGGGCACGCATACCGTCGTCTACGCCTGGGGCAGCCTGGCGGACAACAACCTCCAGTTGGCTGTGCAGACCATCGAAGGCCTGCACTCGGCACCAGGTTCTGTCCCGGGGGCCCGTGACGGCTCAGCGGATAGCGGACTTGCCGCCACTGGCATCGACGGCGGTGTATCGGCCGGATCGGTGGTGGTGACCGTCGGATTTGCTGCCCTGGCCCTGGTCCTGCTCTTTGGCGGCATCGGCATGATGCGCACCATCGCCGCCCTTCGGGCAGGGGAACCCCTGGAGCCCGGCCGTCGGGCGTGA
- a CDS encoding alpha/beta hydrolase, protein MSVNEANEVRYTEHTDPVRPGSVKVPAFPVFDAPGVPGHVSDVSAVHREVTYARAIGFRPLKMDIWLPRQAAGPVPLVVWVHGGAFQLGDRRELPPTFEPDSVFRLLNEAGIACATVDYRHSLEAPFPAQLHDVKAAVRYLREFSEDLGVDPDRLGAWGESAGGQLAAMLGLTGNRDDLHGGLGAQGHPSSISAVADFYGTSSLARIPARDELAGLFPPALTAAVPAGMPLQPGPMLVGGSDDPALLAAASPVSYVTAGAPPFLLVHGDSDGLVPHEQTDLLAGALAHAGVEHEVVTIKGADHCFFGAEDQLDAILAAAVGFFVEKLGRP, encoded by the coding sequence ATGAGTGTCAACGAAGCCAACGAGGTCCGCTATACCGAACACACGGACCCTGTCCGCCCGGGCAGCGTGAAGGTTCCGGCGTTCCCGGTATTCGATGCCCCGGGCGTTCCCGGGCACGTCTCGGACGTCTCCGCAGTGCACAGGGAAGTCACCTACGCCCGCGCCATCGGTTTCCGGCCGCTCAAGATGGACATCTGGCTTCCCCGCCAGGCTGCCGGACCCGTGCCGCTGGTGGTGTGGGTCCATGGCGGCGCCTTCCAGCTGGGTGACCGCCGCGAGCTGCCGCCCACTTTCGAACCGGACTCCGTGTTCCGCCTGCTCAACGAGGCCGGGATTGCCTGCGCCACTGTCGATTACCGGCACTCCTTGGAGGCGCCGTTCCCCGCCCAGCTGCATGACGTGAAGGCTGCTGTCCGCTATCTTCGGGAATTTTCGGAGGACCTGGGCGTCGATCCTGACAGGCTCGGGGCATGGGGCGAATCCGCTGGCGGCCAACTGGCGGCAATGCTGGGACTGACCGGAAACCGGGACGACCTGCACGGCGGCCTTGGCGCCCAGGGGCACCCCAGCAGCATCAGCGCGGTGGCCGATTTCTACGGAACCTCCTCACTAGCCCGGATCCCGGCCAGGGACGAGCTGGCCGGACTGTTCCCGCCTGCGTTGACTGCCGCGGTGCCGGCCGGGATGCCGCTTCAGCCCGGCCCCATGCTGGTGGGCGGCTCCGACGATCCCGCGCTCCTGGCCGCGGCGAGCCCGGTCAGCTACGTAACGGCCGGTGCCCCGCCCTTCCTGCTGGTCCACGGCGACAGCGACGGCCTGGTGCCGCACGAGCAGACAGATCTGCTGGCCGGTGCACTTGCGCACGCGGGAGTGGAACACGAAGTGGTCACCATCAAGGGTGCGGACCATTGCTTCTTCGGCGCGGAGGACCAGCTGGACGCCATCCTTGCTGCCGCCGTCGGCTTCTTCGTCGAAAAGCTGGGCAGGCCATGA
- a CDS encoding quercetin 2,3-dioxygenase translates to MSLSVEEMNQQLPVSNALPGEAVPYYMASGEGARYEINGQLVTVIARAADTGGIFSAAYISGGMGAETPFVSHTVEHKTLYVFDGILHVWLPGESRILTPGDSVVIPPGTPHAYRMASHYTRFLNWMTPGGAEAYYERVGTPIDSHVPPVRAGRKAGLQEQAEVGAEFGITFPDVERVTPTFKHDAGLPPTQSPYFLSAHEGERLASYQTMFTYLSRPANTGSNYFAVHTKGAKSPYIPLHFHSEHTENFLCTEGRMWLYANGREMLLTKGDFVHAPAGTVHSFAFDSHNTQMVGFLTPSVFNGFFEYFNKPTGDYMYTEGGAPYMDMEGFGRAQAEMDLTVVGPPPQRRTALDIS, encoded by the coding sequence ATGTCCCTCAGCGTTGAGGAAATGAACCAGCAGTTGCCGGTGTCCAATGCCTTGCCGGGCGAGGCAGTGCCGTACTACATGGCCTCGGGGGAAGGCGCCCGCTACGAGATCAACGGGCAATTGGTGACCGTGATAGCCCGCGCCGCGGACACCGGCGGGATCTTCAGTGCCGCCTACATCTCCGGCGGCATGGGCGCGGAAACGCCCTTTGTCAGCCACACAGTGGAGCACAAGACCCTCTACGTTTTCGACGGCATCCTGCATGTGTGGCTTCCTGGCGAGAGCCGTATCCTCACCCCCGGCGACTCGGTGGTCATCCCGCCGGGTACGCCTCACGCGTACCGGATGGCGAGCCACTACACCCGCTTCCTGAACTGGATGACACCCGGCGGCGCCGAGGCCTACTACGAGCGCGTGGGCACCCCGATCGATTCCCACGTTCCGCCCGTGCGGGCCGGCCGTAAGGCCGGCCTCCAGGAACAGGCCGAGGTGGGCGCCGAGTTCGGTATCACGTTCCCGGACGTCGAGCGGGTCACGCCCACGTTCAAGCACGACGCCGGCCTGCCGCCCACGCAGAGCCCCTACTTCCTCAGCGCTCACGAGGGCGAGCGCCTGGCCAGCTACCAGACCATGTTCACCTACCTCTCGCGCCCGGCGAACACGGGGTCCAACTATTTCGCGGTCCACACGAAGGGCGCTAAGTCCCCGTATATCCCGCTGCACTTCCACTCCGAGCACACGGAGAACTTCCTGTGCACGGAAGGGCGGATGTGGCTTTACGCCAACGGCAGGGAGATGCTGCTGACCAAGGGCGACTTCGTCCACGCCCCTGCCGGCACCGTCCATTCGTTCGCCTTCGATTCCCACAACACGCAGATGGTGGGCTTCCTGACGCCATCGGTCTTCAACGGCTTCTTCGAGTACTTCAACAAACCCACCGGGGATTACATGTATACCGAAGGCGGCGCACCCTACATGGACATGGAGGGTTTTGGCCGGGCACAGGCGGAGATGGATCTGACCGTGGTGGGTCCTCCCCCGCAGCGGCGGACTGCGCTGGACATCTCCTAG
- a CDS encoding alpha/beta hydrolase, with translation MESTTTAGRVVKGIEFAHREGSAPLLLDLYTPAAPKQSGAMPAVVHYHGGGWRTGGRSSLGPHVDTLGLSPIERLADAGFVVASADYRLSSVATFPAQLVDAKAAVRWLRAHAAEYNVDPDRIYAWGDSAGGHLACLVGLTGGSPEWLGRDDSGKPTDVSDAVAAVAAWYPPTDLLHMGQQALPGAVASADDPGSREALLLGAQPAEAPDKAVAASPVTYAGNHAPPFFLAHGTADRFVPPAQSATLAAALEAAGTDVELLLIEGADHMWQLPGQDPAAAAKAAGATIDFFRRQAYQP, from the coding sequence ATGGAGTCAACGACGACGGCAGGGCGGGTTGTGAAGGGCATCGAGTTTGCCCACCGCGAGGGGTCAGCCCCGCTGCTGCTTGATCTCTACACCCCCGCCGCCCCGAAGCAGTCCGGAGCTATGCCGGCGGTCGTCCATTACCACGGCGGCGGCTGGCGAACCGGGGGCCGTTCATCCCTGGGCCCGCACGTGGACACACTCGGTTTGAGCCCGATAGAGCGCCTGGCGGATGCTGGGTTTGTGGTCGCTTCGGCCGACTACCGGCTGAGCTCTGTGGCCACCTTCCCGGCCCAGTTGGTGGACGCAAAAGCCGCGGTCCGCTGGCTCCGGGCGCACGCCGCTGAGTACAACGTGGACCCGGACAGGATCTACGCGTGGGGCGACTCGGCCGGTGGACATCTCGCGTGTCTGGTGGGGCTGACCGGCGGATCCCCGGAGTGGCTCGGCCGGGATGATTCCGGCAAGCCAACGGACGTCAGCGACGCCGTGGCCGCCGTGGCGGCCTGGTACCCGCCCACCGACCTGCTCCACATGGGGCAACAGGCGCTGCCCGGCGCCGTCGCCAGCGCCGATGATCCAGGTTCGAGGGAGGCGCTCCTCCTGGGTGCCCAGCCCGCCGAAGCACCGGACAAGGCAGTGGCCGCGAGTCCTGTCACTTACGCGGGCAACCACGCCCCGCCGTTCTTCCTGGCGCACGGAACCGCTGACCGTTTTGTGCCGCCCGCACAGTCCGCGACGCTGGCCGCGGCGCTGGAAGCCGCGGGCACCGACGTCGAACTCTTGCTCATTGAAGGAGCCGACCACATGTGGCAGCTGCCGGGCCAGGACCCGGCCGCGGCAGCGAAAGCCGCCGGCGCCACCATCGACTTTTTCCGCCGCCAGGCTTACCAGCCCTGA
- a CDS encoding DUF3500 domain-containing protein: MTASSFRDYLFTPDHPRVAEIRGLNAREYAEAATRDSFAGPMIEGWQKLYPQPFKGITNDGVLRPGLYPLAPARAGEEAPTAEMTAAARKLLDAVTLEQASRLSYAVDAPEWQSWANPEFMQHDTGLRLDELDAPVRDAVFAVVEASLSPAGFELVRNLMRINGFLGELVELPLLMNEFSYNFALFGEPSETKPWGWQLFGHHAALNCLVMGTQLVVSPVFMGAEPDVIDAGPYQGVAVFKERIALARQLMAALPSELRTEATVYASMVDRAMPEDRLHAGDERHLGGCFQDNRIIPYEGILVADMPPEARAILDAVVEDFIAYLPDGPRAARRSEGCPAPRDHRPLRRELLQLDRRLAR; this comes from the coding sequence GTGACCGCGTCGTCGTTCCGTGATTATCTCTTTACCCCTGACCACCCGCGCGTAGCGGAGATCCGCGGCCTGAACGCTCGCGAATACGCTGAGGCCGCCACCAGGGATTCCTTCGCCGGGCCCATGATCGAGGGCTGGCAGAAGCTGTATCCGCAGCCGTTCAAGGGCATCACGAACGACGGCGTCCTCCGCCCCGGGCTGTATCCGCTCGCTCCCGCGCGGGCGGGGGAGGAAGCGCCTACCGCGGAGATGACCGCGGCGGCCCGCAAGCTCCTCGATGCCGTCACCCTCGAGCAGGCCTCCCGGCTAAGTTACGCCGTGGATGCTCCGGAATGGCAGAGCTGGGCGAACCCGGAGTTTATGCAGCACGACACGGGACTGCGGCTCGACGAACTGGACGCCCCGGTGCGCGATGCCGTGTTCGCCGTGGTGGAAGCATCGCTGAGCCCGGCCGGCTTCGAGCTTGTGCGGAACCTCATGCGGATCAACGGCTTCCTCGGTGAACTGGTGGAGCTGCCGCTGCTGATGAACGAGTTCAGCTACAACTTTGCCCTGTTCGGGGAACCGTCCGAGACGAAGCCGTGGGGGTGGCAGCTGTTCGGGCACCACGCCGCGCTCAACTGCCTGGTAATGGGAACCCAGCTGGTGGTCTCGCCGGTGTTTATGGGCGCCGAGCCTGACGTAATCGACGCCGGGCCGTACCAGGGGGTGGCCGTGTTCAAGGAGCGCATCGCCCTGGCGCGGCAGCTCATGGCTGCGTTGCCTTCGGAGTTGCGCACGGAAGCCACGGTGTATGCATCGATGGTGGATCGAGCGATGCCCGAAGACCGGCTTCACGCGGGCGACGAGCGGCACCTCGGCGGATGTTTCCAGGACAACCGGATCATCCCGTACGAGGGCATCCTGGTGGCGGACATGCCTCCCGAAGCCCGGGCAATCCTGGACGCGGTGGTGGAGGACTTCATCGCGTACCTGCCCGACGGTCCGAGGGCTGCCCGACGGTCCGAGGGCTGCCCGGCGCCGCGAGATCACCGACCGCTACGACGAGAGCTTCTTCAGCTGGATCGGCGGCTGGCAAGGTGA
- a CDS encoding DUF3500 domain-containing protein has translation MTDRYDESFFSWIGGWQGEEAFYFRLQSPVVVLELDHHTGVFLSNDEPAPFHMHTVVRTPNGNDYGRELVKQHPSIAP, from the coding sequence ATCACCGACCGCTACGACGAGAGCTTCTTCAGCTGGATCGGCGGCTGGCAAGGTGAGGAAGCCTTCTACTTCAGGCTGCAGAGCCCGGTGGTGGTCCTGGAACTGGACCACCACACCGGCGTGTTCCTCAGCAACGACGAGCCGGCCCCGTTCCACATGCACACCGTGGTGCGGACACCCAACGGCAACGACTACGGCCGCGAACTCGTCAAGCAACACCCATCGATTGCTCCGTAA
- a CDS encoding RNA polymerase sigma factor, which produces MALPDPSPSGWDDGLTSSFVAGDERALAAAYREFAPLVHTLALRSLRDRSTADDVTQEVFIRVWRSRSTFNPQMARLPAWIVGITRNAISDAQSASTREFRKVLAVAGVQGPAEADPGLETAEVLADRLLLDGELDRLGEPQGSIMKLAFFEDLTHEQISRKLELPLGTVKSHIRRSLSHLRNRLEVDHAAS; this is translated from the coding sequence TTGGCACTTCCTGACCCTTCGCCTTCCGGGTGGGATGACGGGCTGACCTCCTCCTTCGTCGCTGGCGACGAGCGTGCCCTGGCAGCGGCCTACCGTGAGTTTGCTCCGCTGGTGCACACGCTGGCCCTGCGCTCCCTGCGGGACCGTTCAACGGCCGACGACGTCACCCAGGAAGTCTTCATCAGGGTCTGGCGGTCCCGGAGTACCTTCAACCCCCAGATGGCACGGCTTCCCGCCTGGATCGTGGGCATCACCCGGAACGCCATTTCGGACGCTCAATCGGCCTCGACGCGGGAGTTCCGCAAGGTCCTGGCAGTGGCCGGGGTCCAGGGACCGGCCGAGGCAGACCCGGGGCTGGAAACAGCCGAGGTTCTGGCGGACAGGCTGCTCCTGGACGGAGAACTGGACAGGCTCGGCGAACCCCAAGGCTCCATTATGAAGCTCGCCTTCTTCGAAGACCTGACGCATGAGCAGATCTCCCGGAAACTTGAACTTCCGCTTGGTACCGTCAAGAGCCATATCCGCCGCAGCTTGTCGCACTTGAGAAACAGATTGGAGGTAGACCATGCCGCATCTTGA
- a CDS encoding FAD-dependent monooxygenase yields MVTHRFASPDILPAETQILISGGGPSGLFLALDLASRGIASLVVEPRDSVDHARPRAKTTNARTMTHLRRLGLADPLRAASPLPVDYSQDVSFCTSLTGPGVHELRRFRQAFQLVPGRYGPQPECGQQVPQPVLEEVLRAAVAGSTLVTMVTGWSVADVQGTESGVAEDSASTPAYVVDVAAASGASRTIRAEYVIGADGGSSAVRRSLGIRLEGGSAALSNISILFRSGGLASAVALEPAVQYWVVGADTSGMVGPMDLGGTWWAIVQGVDPEEEVNTGSAAAMVRSLVGADVDIDVLATDPWTARMLLAPEYHRGGVFLVGDAAHLNPPWGGHGFNTCVGDAANLAWKLAAVLAGWGGPDLLDSYEAERRPVADRTIRDAAANGKALAYHFADPALLAGGTAGEAARDAAGEALAVKQSEFDSLGLVLGYAYGNSPVVVPDGLPAPAEDPIVYIPSASPGALLPHAWLDETVSVYDLLGAGFTLLIDAAALAGKPAEEAFAPVAQTAGRKGIPVAIAAVGHFDDGTSPSRLWGADAVLVRPDQHVAWRGSSAEAAAAALAVATGRPASEDKAQQPEQQNQHTEQEGKARDRVVVP; encoded by the coding sequence ATGGTCACCCACCGTTTCGCTAGCCCGGACATACTGCCGGCGGAGACACAGATCCTGATCTCCGGCGGCGGCCCCAGCGGCCTTTTCCTGGCGCTTGACCTGGCCTCCCGCGGCATCGCGAGCCTGGTGGTGGAGCCGCGGGATTCCGTGGACCACGCCCGGCCGCGGGCCAAAACCACCAATGCCCGCACTATGACGCACCTGCGCAGGCTTGGCCTGGCCGATCCACTGCGCGCTGCGTCGCCCCTGCCGGTGGACTACTCGCAGGACGTCAGCTTCTGCACCAGCCTCACCGGCCCGGGCGTCCACGAACTGCGCCGCTTCCGGCAGGCTTTCCAGCTGGTGCCCGGCCGGTATGGCCCCCAGCCGGAGTGCGGCCAGCAGGTTCCGCAGCCCGTGCTCGAGGAGGTGTTGCGGGCGGCCGTTGCCGGGTCGACTTTGGTGACGATGGTGACGGGCTGGAGCGTCGCGGACGTGCAGGGCACTGAATCCGGCGTTGCGGAAGACAGCGCATCCACGCCGGCATACGTCGTCGACGTCGCTGCTGCCTCGGGTGCCTCCCGCACCATCCGTGCCGAATACGTGATCGGTGCCGACGGCGGGTCCTCCGCCGTGCGCCGGAGCCTGGGCATCCGTCTGGAAGGCGGGTCGGCAGCCCTCTCCAACATCAGCATCCTGTTCCGCTCCGGGGGCCTCGCTTCCGCGGTGGCACTGGAACCGGCAGTGCAGTACTGGGTGGTCGGCGCGGACACGTCCGGAATGGTGGGGCCGATGGATCTCGGCGGTACGTGGTGGGCAATCGTCCAAGGCGTCGATCCGGAGGAAGAGGTGAACACCGGGAGTGCTGCCGCGATGGTCCGCTCGCTGGTGGGCGCCGACGTCGATATTGACGTCCTTGCCACCGATCCGTGGACGGCGCGCATGCTGCTGGCCCCGGAGTACCACCGCGGGGGGGTGTTCCTGGTGGGCGACGCCGCCCACCTCAACCCGCCTTGGGGCGGACACGGGTTTAACACCTGTGTTGGGGACGCCGCGAACCTGGCTTGGAAGCTCGCCGCAGTTCTTGCCGGGTGGGGCGGCCCGGACCTGCTGGACAGCTACGAGGCAGAGCGCCGTCCGGTGGCGGACCGCACCATCAGGGATGCCGCCGCCAACGGCAAGGCACTTGCCTACCACTTCGCCGACCCCGCTCTTCTTGCCGGCGGGACCGCCGGTGAAGCAGCGCGGGACGCGGCGGGCGAAGCCCTGGCCGTTAAACAGAGCGAGTTCGACTCCCTGGGCCTGGTCCTCGGCTACGCCTACGGGAACTCACCCGTGGTGGTCCCGGACGGGTTGCCGGCCCCGGCGGAGGATCCCATCGTGTACATTCCGTCCGCCAGTCCGGGCGCCCTGCTTCCACACGCCTGGCTGGATGAAACCGTCTCCGTGTACGACCTCTTGGGTGCCGGCTTCACGCTGCTCATTGATGCAGCTGCGCTGGCCGGCAAGCCAGCCGAGGAGGCATTTGCTCCCGTGGCGCAGACCGCGGGCCGGAAGGGAATCCCGGTGGCGATTGCCGCCGTCGGGCATTTCGACGACGGGACCTCCCCGTCCCGACTCTGGGGCGCCGACGCGGTGCTGGTCCGCCCCGACCAGCACGTTGCCTGGCGCGGGAGTTCGGCAGAGGCGGCAGCGGCGGCACTGGCCGTGGCCACCGGCCGGCCCGCGTCGGAAGACAAGGCACAGCAGCCGGAACAGCAGAACCAACACACCGAGCAGGAAGGGAAGGCCCGTGACCGCGTCGTCGTTCCGTGA
- a CDS encoding fumarylacetoacetate hydrolase family protein has protein sequence MQFVGINHQGESWAAALVDPLLYPLAPVGDFWRDPAGWQDKAVTLTADAGSSLERGTVAEVPLVPASARVICVGLNYKAHAAEGSFKDQDLPPYPTLFGRWTASLSVGNVPVPVPGGEAGLDWEGEVAAYLGRRVESADEAAAADAVFGYSTFNDLTARRAQKLTSQWTLGKNGDFTGPLGPLVSRDEVGDLRDGLQVRTRVNGTEVQNGNTRDMIFSVPAIISLISETFTLHPGDVIATGTPEGVGYARTPQWLLQAGDTVEVEIERLGTLVTPIGDPALRARA, from the coding sequence ATGCAGTTTGTTGGCATCAACCACCAGGGCGAGTCCTGGGCCGCAGCCCTTGTGGACCCGCTCCTTTACCCGCTCGCGCCCGTTGGCGATTTCTGGCGCGATCCCGCCGGCTGGCAGGACAAGGCAGTCACGCTAACGGCCGACGCCGGCAGCTCGCTTGAGCGCGGAACCGTCGCCGAAGTGCCGCTGGTCCCTGCCTCCGCCCGCGTGATCTGCGTGGGACTGAACTACAAGGCGCACGCCGCAGAAGGCAGCTTCAAGGACCAGGACCTGCCGCCGTACCCCACCCTCTTCGGGCGCTGGACGGCGTCGTTGTCCGTGGGCAACGTCCCGGTGCCGGTACCTGGCGGCGAAGCCGGGCTGGACTGGGAAGGCGAAGTTGCAGCCTATCTCGGCCGGCGCGTCGAGTCCGCTGATGAGGCAGCCGCCGCGGACGCCGTCTTTGGCTATTCCACCTTCAACGACCTCACGGCCCGCCGTGCCCAGAAGCTGACGTCGCAGTGGACGCTGGGCAAGAACGGTGACTTTACCGGCCCGCTGGGCCCGCTGGTCAGCCGCGACGAGGTGGGCGATCTCCGGGACGGCCTCCAGGTCCGGACGCGCGTGAACGGCACCGAAGTCCAGAACGGCAACACCAGGGACATGATCTTCTCCGTGCCGGCCATCATTTCGCTGATCAGCGAAACCTTCACCCTCCACCCCGGCGACGTGATCGCCACCGGCACCCCGGAGGGCGTGGGCTACGCGCGGACACCGCAGTGGCTCCTGCAGGCCGGCGACACCGTGGAAGTGGAAATTGAGCGGCTGGGCACCCTGGTGACCCCCATCGGCGACCCGGCGCTCCGGGCGAGGGCCTGA
- a CDS encoding alpha/beta hydrolase — protein sequence MTAPQREASAPADGGTPAPDAGFAEYLAAPEGPETPAGQSGPDVPIRTVTADGISGPVAIRIYGEVAGAAGPALVWLHGGGFVSGSLDMPESDYLGRMLAAAGTPVLSVDYRLARDGVHFPVPHEDALAAWSWVRSNAAGLGLDPELLCLGGAGAGGNLAVGAALYLTDSGRPLPAKLLLAYPFLHAELPPPAGGLDEQVMATLPRHLRFTREDCVRQAENYVGGPVSMASSYAMPGYADPSGLPPTAIVACEYDDARGSSESFAANLKQAGIPVSYFLARGAVHGHLNHAAGSPEAQPVLDFLAKELASVRAL from the coding sequence ATGACAGCCCCTCAGCGGGAGGCATCGGCTCCTGCCGACGGCGGGACGCCGGCACCCGACGCGGGTTTCGCTGAGTACCTCGCTGCTCCTGAAGGCCCGGAAACGCCTGCGGGACAGAGTGGCCCCGATGTTCCCATCCGTACCGTCACCGCTGATGGCATTTCCGGGCCGGTGGCGATTCGGATCTACGGGGAGGTGGCCGGCGCGGCCGGACCGGCACTGGTGTGGCTGCACGGCGGAGGATTCGTCAGCGGCAGCCTGGACATGCCCGAGTCCGACTACCTGGGCCGGATGCTGGCAGCCGCCGGCACCCCGGTGCTGTCGGTCGACTACCGGCTGGCACGCGACGGAGTCCACTTCCCCGTGCCCCACGAAGACGCTTTAGCCGCCTGGTCCTGGGTGCGCAGTAACGCTGCGGGGCTAGGGCTGGATCCTGAACTCCTGTGCCTGGGCGGGGCGGGTGCGGGCGGAAACCTCGCGGTGGGCGCGGCCCTGTACCTGACAGATTCCGGCAGGCCGCTGCCTGCGAAGCTCCTGCTGGCCTATCCCTTCCTGCACGCCGAATTGCCGCCGCCCGCAGGCGGGCTGGACGAGCAGGTGATGGCCACACTTCCCCGGCACCTTCGCTTCACCCGCGAAGACTGCGTCCGGCAAGCGGAAAACTACGTGGGCGGCCCCGTCAGCATGGCGTCCTCCTACGCCATGCCCGGCTACGCAGACCCGTCCGGGCTGCCGCCGACGGCCATCGTTGCCTGCGAGTACGACGACGCCCGTGGCTCATCGGAGAGCTTCGCCGCCAACCTGAAACAGGCAGGCATTCCGGTGTCCTACTTCCTCGCCCGCGGAGCGGTCCACGGCCACCTCAACCACGCGGCCGGCAGCCCGGAGGCGCAGCCCGTCCTGGATTTCCTGGCAAAGGAGCTGGCCTCCGTCAGGGCGCTGTGA
- a CDS encoding class F sortase: MTPRTTTAGGSRRRTPVPWRAGLAAAAAALLLTACGPAGPPAQVAPSAAAAGPATAAAATPAETRAPATQAAIPVRPATPPAPAAAVPVPTSLTVAGTSINMTVIPVGVAAATAMELPEAFDQAGWYRFGPAPGAAAGTAVIAGHIDTTSDRAPLSQLKTLAAGTVIEVGRQDASSLTYRVVSVDLMSKDSFDGDSLFRRAGPHELKVVTCGGRWLDERMDYSDNVIVTAVLE, translated from the coding sequence ATGACACCACGCACGACGACGGCAGGCGGGTCCCGCCGTCGCACACCCGTTCCGTGGCGGGCCGGCCTCGCCGCAGCCGCTGCGGCGCTGCTCCTGACAGCGTGCGGCCCTGCCGGTCCGCCCGCGCAGGTGGCACCGTCCGCCGCGGCCGCCGGCCCTGCTACCGCCGCCGCAGCCACCCCTGCGGAAACCCGGGCGCCGGCCACTCAAGCCGCCATCCCGGTACGGCCGGCCACGCCGCCGGCACCCGCAGCGGCCGTTCCCGTCCCCACGTCCCTGACCGTGGCGGGAACATCCATCAACATGACGGTGATCCCGGTGGGCGTGGCAGCGGCCACGGCAATGGAACTACCGGAGGCTTTCGACCAGGCCGGCTGGTACCGGTTCGGCCCGGCCCCGGGAGCGGCAGCCGGGACAGCGGTCATCGCCGGGCACATCGACACCACGTCTGACAGGGCACCGTTGTCGCAGTTGAAGACGTTGGCGGCAGGGACTGTCATCGAGGTGGGGCGGCAGGATGCATCGTCCCTGACCTATCGGGTGGTTTCCGTGGACCTGATGTCGAAGGACAGCTTTGACGGTGATTCCCTCTTCCGACGCGCCGGTCCGCATGAACTGAAAGTGGTGACCTGCGGAGGAAGATGGCTGGACGAACGAATGGACTACAGCGACAATGTGATTGTCACCGCGGTCCTTGAGTGA